One Methylophaga marina DNA window includes the following coding sequences:
- the argJ gene encoding bifunctional glutamate N-acetyltransferase/amino-acid acetyltransferase ArgJ: protein MAVNLSAPKAEDLLAIDGIRLATASAGIKKPGRQDVVLIELAEGTQTAAVYTKNAFCAAPVIVAKQHQAAEATRYLLINSGNANAGTGEAGLVAAKACCQAVAEVAGVNEANVLPFSTGVIGQPLPVDKIRAVLADAYDGLSADNWLAAAQGIMTTDTLAKAKSVQVELAGKTVTITGISKGSGMIRPDMATMLAYIATDANVDYAVLTTMLNNAMNHSFNRITVDGDTSTNDACVLMATGQAGNAKITQITSEEGEALQKALNDICCYLAQAIVRDGEGATKFISINVEQGQSQEECRQVAYTIAHSPLVKTALFASDPNWGRILAAVGRSGLADFDLSGVSIFINDVCIVKSGQPDPDYTEEKGQAVMAESEITITVKLNRGAAHDQVWTCDFSYDYVKINAEYRT from the coding sequence ATGGCAGTCAATTTGTCAGCACCTAAGGCGGAAGATTTACTGGCCATTGATGGTATTCGCCTTGCCACGGCTAGTGCAGGAATAAAAAAGCCAGGCAGACAAGATGTTGTATTGATAGAACTCGCCGAAGGCACACAAACAGCCGCGGTTTATACAAAGAATGCTTTTTGTGCTGCCCCTGTCATTGTGGCGAAACAGCATCAAGCAGCTGAAGCGACACGATATTTATTAATTAATTCTGGCAATGCTAACGCGGGCACTGGTGAAGCTGGCCTGGTTGCAGCTAAAGCGTGCTGTCAGGCTGTAGCAGAAGTCGCTGGTGTCAATGAAGCGAATGTTTTACCATTCTCTACAGGTGTAATAGGTCAACCATTACCTGTCGATAAGATCCGTGCCGTTTTGGCTGATGCCTATGATGGTCTATCAGCTGATAACTGGTTAGCCGCTGCTCAAGGCATTATGACAACAGATACGCTCGCTAAGGCGAAGTCTGTGCAAGTTGAATTAGCTGGCAAAACAGTCACGATAACCGGTATATCTAAAGGATCCGGCATGATTCGACCTGATATGGCCACGATGCTGGCTTATATTGCGACTGATGCCAACGTAGATTATGCTGTTTTAACCACCATGTTAAACAACGCCATGAATCATTCTTTCAACCGCATCACGGTGGATGGTGATACCTCTACAAATGATGCGTGTGTGCTAATGGCCACGGGCCAGGCAGGCAACGCAAAGATTACTCAGATTACCTCAGAAGAAGGCGAAGCCTTGCAAAAGGCGCTGAATGATATTTGTTGTTATCTGGCGCAAGCTATCGTACGTGATGGTGAAGGTGCGACCAAGTTTATTTCCATTAATGTAGAGCAAGGACAAAGCCAGGAAGAATGCCGCCAGGTTGCCTATACCATTGCCCATTCACCATTAGTCAAAACAGCACTGTTTGCTTCTGATCCAAATTGGGGAAGAATCCTTGCGGCAGTGGGACGAAGCGGTTTAGCTGATTTTGATTTATCAGGTGTGTCTATTTTTATTAATGATGTCTGTATCGTTAAATCCGGCCAGCCTGATCCAGATTATACTGAAGAGAAGGGGCAGGCTGTCATGGCCGAGTCTGAAATTACCATCACGGTGAAATTGAACCGTGGTGCTGCACATGATCAAGTTTGGACATGTGACTTTTCGTATGACTATGTGAAAATAAACGCAGAGTATCGCACTTAA